The Deltaproteobacteria bacterium nucleotide sequence GGAAAACCCTTTTTCATCCACCAAGAACAATAAAGAGGTAGTCCCCCGCTTGACCTCTTCCCGAAAAAATCCCGACGTATAGGGATCATCCGGTTTCCGACCTCTCAGGAAACTCCCGATGTAATACCTGGCGATGCCGAAAGCGCGCCGTAAAGGCAACCACAGGAACATGTTCAGGTCAAAAGCAATCCTTGGGGTGGGTATCCGATCCCCCAGAAAGCGATAGTGGTAAAGCAAATAGTCGAGGGCGCCCCTATACTTGATGGTATATACAATAACGCCCTCTCTGCCGATCTTCCGGAGTTTTTCGCGCATTTCCGGACGATACTTGACCCGACTGAAGAGTTTGTAGAGCAGCCATCCCAGAAAGAAACCGGGTTTCGAATCCAGGATGTAGGGATAGGGCTCATCGGTAAGGCGTTTTCGGATCTTACGGATCATGGCATTCCCATCGGCAAACAGGTTTCTCGTCTACGGTCAATGCCGCTTGCTGCGTGCGTTATGCGTCCATGCGTTCGAGGAGCCGGAAAAGCCATTCGTGTACGGGCTTCATTTCGACAAATCGGACAAAGCAATAGTCCAGAAGCTCTTCCGAATAGAACTCCGGTGGAATGGGGGATTCGGTGCGCACCGTAAGGCCGTTGTGCAGGAGCAATTCCGCATTGGCATGATGGGGATCGAATCCTCTGGGAACTTTCTTGTAATGCCTTTCGCCGACTATATACGAGCCCTTCGAAGTAACCGACTCGATGGCGTCTTTCAGGGCCGCGCCCCATTCACGGTCCACTGCGGCGGAACGATAGGCTTCCAGAACCGGCTTCGAAAATTCACGCATGCCGGCCGCAAGCATGAGGAACGGCGGCTCGAGATGAAAATAGAAGCCGGGACGCTCCATCCGGGGTCCTTCGCCTTCCCACATCCAGATGCCCAGATGGGTCTTGTAGGGCGATTTGTCCGGGCTGAATCGGATGTCGCGCTGGATCCGGAACAACGAGCGGTTAACTCTCGGATCGGCGTGGATTCCCGGGGCGATGTTCCTCAGACGTTCGCCCATTCCCACGACGAACGCCCGGGCCGGCGCCAAAACATGCGTCTCGAACGTGTCCTTGTGACTCTCAAACCAACCCTTGTTGTTGTTACGGGTCAGTTCGACATAGAAATCAACGGCTTGAGGTGAAAACCCCTGGAATTCCCGGTCCAACGGCATCTCCGACTCCTCCGATCAGACAATGAACTCGGTTCCGAACATAGTCGGAGGCTGAGACCGGGTCAAGAGATTGTAATCATTTACGGGGGGAAAACTTTTGGTACCTGTTCAGGGGGTGCTTGGGGAACCCTTCTCAAGAATCCCGCCGCGGCGGGACCAAACCCCTCCCAAGACTCTTGAACAAGGGTCATTCCGGCTCACGCCGGAAAGACCCGGGAGGGCGGATGCAGTCTCCACGGACGAAAAAGGCGACCCAAAGCGCCGTGTCAGAGACTTCCCCCACAGAGCAATTACCACCTGGGCGCCTCCCGCAGGGCGGCGCCTGCCTTAAACGTTTTGAAAGGAGGGTACTGGGGGAAAACTTTTTCAAAAGTTTTCCCCCAGTCAATACTTACAACTTTTGAAATCGCCGGCGGGGCGCACTCACCCTCCCTTCTGCAAGGCGGTCCTGGAAACCGTTATTCCCACTTCGTCTCGTCGAATGAGACTGCGTCGCGATTTCAGCCGCGTCATTCCGCACCAACGCACAGGGATCCGGTAAAATTCAATGGTCCGAGCTCGGACATTGGAGGGCCTGGGGACTTTCCGTCCTCATCGCCTGTTACATTTCCTCCGCCGAATCTTTTTGGGATTCTGCATCCTTTGTATGGAAGCCCCAATATCCTTCGCAGTCCGACGCCTCGATGTCATTACAACTATAGCTTCTGGCCTTCTTTATGAAGTCCATGGCTTCCGTTCTGCGGGAAGGGTCGCATTTCGGACAACAGTAGAGAAAGTTCACGTATTGCTCGACGGCGTCTAGGGTATGGCCGTTTCCGGCAGCCTCGTTGCCCAATCTGAAATACGTATCTCCGTAGGTTTCAAGCGAAACAGCGATGTGATCCGCAATCTCCCCAACCACGCCATCGACGACCTGGTTGGTTAATTCCGTATCGGACTTCAGGTTCAGCGGGTTGCCATGCACTCCCGCCGAAGGATTAGGGTTATCCACGTAATCATCTCCATCTTCCGCGGTCCTGCCTGCCGTATTTGAAAACAGAATGCTTCCGGTCGGGACGTCAACGGCTTGGCAGGTTACGGAAAGGGAACAAAGCTTCGTAACCTGGTGAATGCGGTAGTGCCATAGGCTATATACCGGCACGTCTATGTATGCGTCCGTGTACAGAAATCTGTTTTGAGCGGATCGCAACTTGCGTTCCAAAACCTCCAACTGTCTTTCTCGCATGCTCAATCGGCTCTTTATATCGTCAATGCCTCTCCTGCTGCCGTCCATGTCCGATTTAAGCGTTCCCAATGTAGCGAGTACGTCACCACAGTTTCTATATTTTGAAGACTCTTTGCTATGTGCGTAACTCCTGCACCACTCCACGTCAAATGAGCGGCTAAAATCATTGTATGTCTTTTGGGCGCTGTAGGCTTTGCTTTGGGCGTCATTGTATTCAGCCCTGTAGCGCGAGACGTAGTCCCTTTCGCGACTCACCTTGTCCTGCAGGTCCCAGACGTCCTGTTGTGCATCGTAGTAGGTGTAGTTTTTGACTTGCCTGGCGCCGGATTGATATTTTTGCGACGTTGAGGTGATCGATTCCTGGAAATATATCCGGAAGGAAGAGACCTGCCCCCTGATGATCGCACCCACGGCTTGAATTCCGCCGGCGGGTAGCGCCCCATCCGGATCCGCCAAATTATTCATACTCAGACGCTGTTTTTCTAGGATGTTATTCAACGTTCGTCTTTCCAAAATTTCTATATGCTCCATGCCGCGCCTTACGAGCGAGTCCAGAAGTCTATCGCTCAAATTCTCGGCGACGGCGCAATCTTTCGAGCGGTTCGAGAAGGGAAGCAGCGCCACCTTGTAAGCGGTGCGCTTGGCTATCAGTTGCTCGATGGCGGCTGCTTTTTGTCGAGCATTGGCGTAGTCCGGGTCCATGAGCAATGCTTTCCTGAATTCGATCAGCGCATTGCCCGGTTTGCCGGCGGTTTCGAAATCCGAGCCCTGCCGGTAGAAAATGCCGGCTAATCCTTCTCTGGCAACAGAAAAATCGGGCGCGCACTCGAGGGCCGAAGTGAATTCCGCCACGGCTCTTCCCGCATCGCCCTCGTTCAAAGAGGCCAGGCCGTCGGAACTGTGTTTCGCGGCCGCCTCGACCAGTGCTTTTGCCAGCCTGTTCTTTGAAAGAGCGTGGTTGGGATCAACGTCCAGGGCCTTTCTGTAGACTCCAATGGCTTCATCCCAGCGTTTCTCTTCGAAATAGGCGTCTCCGTTCAGGGAAAACAACTCCGCTTGTTTTTTGCTTTCGGCGGCCTCCTCGATTCGCTTTCGGGGCTCCTGAAAAAATGGACTGACTCTGATCGCCGCTTCGAATTGATCCGTTGCCGGATCCCAATCTTTCCGCCCGAAGAATTCCATCCCCCTGTCGTACAACACCTTGGCGGAATCGATCCGGTCCTGGGCCTCTCTGGCCTTGGATCTGGCAAGCACATGGCCCGGGTTGGTTTCTACGCACGCTCGAAATTCCTCTAAGGATTTGTTCCAGTCCTTTTGCTGAAAGTGGGACATACCCGTCCTGTATTGCTCTTCGGCTTTTCGCTCGTTTTCCTCCTTTGCCTTCAGAGCGATGTCCAACGCGTCCTGGGCGGCTCTATTGTCAGGATCCAGCTCGACCGACAGGGTCAATTCATCGACGGCCTCATAGAGCTTCCCGTTGCTCGCCAGGCTCAGCCCAGCCTGCAGGTGTACTTTCGAAGATTCTTTACGCGCCTCGGCGAGTGCTTCCTTTGCCTGCGCATGACTCCGGTCCAGTTCGAGACACCGGGTGTACCGCCTGATGGCTTCATCCCATTGTAGCCGCTTTCCTAGATCCTTTCCCTCCTTATAGAGAACTTCGACGCGGGCCTTCCTGAGCCGCTCCTGGAACACGTCGTCATTCGCAAGCTCGGACTCTATCGCCAGGGCCTGTTCATACTCCTTTACCGCCGCCTCATAATCTTTCGCCGCAAACTGCTCGTTTCCATGTCTGATGTGGCGGCCGGCCGCGCAGGCGATCACCGATGCAATAGCGAGAACCAGGATGATTTGCAGCAGACGTTTCATGGTGCGGGACTCCTTCTGTTGGTGAGAGCGCATTCGCCGGGGGGAAACTCTTGAAACCCGGCTTTGATGGGGCCGGGCAAACCCTCTTTCAAAGTACTACGGCTGACGCGGTTCCGTGGCGGAGCGGTCGCCGATCTCCCTTCTAATGGCCAGAGATTGTCGGAGGTAATCCTGGGCCGTGTCGTATTCGCCTCTCGCCAAGAGGGTGGTAGCCATATTGTTCAGGGTGACGCCCTCGCCTTGTCGGTCGCCGATCTCCCTACTGATGGTCAGAGATTGTCGGAGGTAATCCAGGGCCGTGTCGTATTCGCCTCTCGACAAGAAGGTGGTAGCCATATTGTTCAGGGTGGTCCCTTCGCCCTTGCGGTCGCCGATGGCCCGTTGTATGGCTAAAGCTTGTTCGAGATACTCCACGGCCGTGTCGTATTCGCCTCTCGCATCATAGACTTGGGAAATATTGTTCAGGGTGGCGCCCTCGCCTTGTCGGTCGCCGATCTCCCTACTAATGGCCAGAGATTGTCGGAGGTAATCCAGGGCCGTGTCGTATTCGCCGTGGACTTTGTAGATTTGAGAAATATTGTTCAGGATGGTCCCTTCGCCTTCGCGGTCACCAATCTTCTTTCGGATGGACAAAGACTCCTCAAGGTAACTCAGGGCCGAGTCGTATTCGCCCCTAACTTTACAAACTTGTGAAATATCGTTTAGTACGTCCGCTTCGCCCTTGCGGTCGCCGATCTCCCTACTGACCCGGAGGGCGTCATTGTAGGTGCCGAGGGCCTGATCGAGGTCACCGATCAAAACGAGTTTGTCACCAAGAGCCGACATCAACTCCGACGCTAATTCCTTCGATCCGTGTCGCTTGGCGCTCTCCACCTCCTGCTGCAGACGCGACACCTCTTTCTTCAAGCGCTCCACGGCGGAAGGACGAGATCGGTCTATGGCTTCCGGATTTATCTCCATGCGCAGGAGTGCGCTTCGCATCGAGTGGAAGTCCTTGGCCCGAACACCAAGGTCTCTCTCCAGCTCGGGGTCGAGAAAGAGGATCAGACAGATTCGTTTCTCAAACACAGCCTCCCGCCTCACGTTCAGTCCCGTCAGCAGCGACTGCCGGAGGTCCTCTTCGCGGGGCGGTGGCGGGAGGATTCCTACGAGGCGCGGTCCTTCGATCTTTTCGGACTCCGGCCACGGCAATCCGCTCAACACATCGGGACCGGCGGCTAGGTCAGTCAACAATGAGCGCCAGGCCGGGCTCAGTCTATTGGTGATTTCGCGCCAGAAATCCTCGGCATAGGTCAAGGATGGAAGGGAAACGAGGAAAATGCCGCCTCGGTTGCCGCTGAGCTCCAGCCGTTTCGCCAGTTCATCGAGCCGACGGATCGTCCGAAGTGAAAGCTCTATTTCCTTCTCGTGATCCGCTCGATCAGCACGCTGTGAGGTCTCAGCCACTTGTCCTCCGCGTTGGTATATTCCATCAGGGCAACACCGTTGAGGAGTTGCAGCACCGGGGAGTCGGGGCTGTCGTAGGTGTCTTTTGCCTCGGCCGGACGCCAGTAAGGATTCTGAAGCACTTCCTTAAGGACGTCCCACTGCTGCTGTGTGGGATTGAATTCGTTGGCCCGTTCGATGGCGGCATAGTCCACATCGGAGACTTCCACCCTGGTGGAGCTTTCCCGCAGCAGTGCTTTGAACACGGATTCGCGGGCGATGCGCAGGGTTTCCCGGAAATGCCCGCTGCCCAGTTCCACGACCCGGCCCAGTGCTTCCTTCGTAATGCATGGCTCCGGCAACCTGCGCCTGATCAACGCCGTCAGCAGCTCGCGGTTTCTCTTCGTTGCCTCCGAGAAATTGCCATTCGGTTCAACGAGCTTGAACGCAGGAAAGGGCCTGGCTGCGCCCAATCGCGTGGTAATGGCGGAAAAGCGGCCCGAACAGGCGACGGCCTTATCCACTACGAAAAGGGCCATGGCATTGAGCCGGCTCAGGTGGTATCCCTGGTCTTCAAAGAGGTGAAGGGCTTTATCGATTCGGGGTTTATCCGTGTCATGGACCAGGAACAGTAAGCGTACGTCATGACCGATCCGGGTTTCAATGGCCGTCATGGTTTCATTGATTCGTTCGATGAGTTGGCCCATCTTTGGTTCAAAGGTCTCGCGAACCTTTTTTCTGTTCTCGAAGCTGACACGATAGTTGGCTTGAAACCCGGCCTTGAGCCATTGGAGCATGGACGGGAGGGATATCCCGGCGTCCGCCTTTATGTCGCCTCCGCGACCCTCCTCTCGGGTGATTTCTGTCTTTAGAAGCCCCCTCAGCTCCTTGTAGAGTCCAATCGCTCCTTCAAGGGCGGATTCGTCCAAATGAATCCCTCGGGCGAAAGCCTTGTCCATAGCGGCTGTCATGGCCCCGATCATGATGTCGATCGCCTCGATGTCATCGGGGTTGGATACCTCCTTGATAAAGAGAGGCACGATAAGAAAATGCTCTTTCAGGTCCGGCCGCACCTCCAGGCAGTTGAGGAGCGTCGATTTTCCGCAACCCACATGGCCGTGGATCAGCATCTTTCGGCCCTCTCCTTTGAGGAGGATCAGTTCCGTTGCCAACTGGGTCAGGAAGCCGTCGATCAGTTCACGGGCCAGCCGATGATCGTCCGGAGCGAGCGGTTGAAGGTAGTCAAGGTCCTTGTAGGCTTGTTCAAGATGCTGGTGCGAACACGGCCGCATATCCCTTCTCCTCAAGTTTATCCGAAAAAACATCCGTCCCGGTTATTCAGGCATGTATTCGAAATACTACAGGATTTGGTGAGAAAGGCAAGAGGTTTCATGCATCGAGGGATGGCGCCAAATACTATGGCAAAGGTGGGCCGCCCATCAGGAGGCGCTCGGCCATGGGGGAAAAACAGCCTTAGTATCGTGGTTATTTATGCGTCGGCTTTCGTGACGTTCTGACTTGGATGTCATCATCCGGGCACAAAGGAAAGGCGCGTTGAAAGTCAGGAAGGCGTCGGGTCAAGCGGCCTCAGATCGAGCGAAGATCCACCACCGATCTTTTGCCGTCGTCGAAGAGACGATTGAAGGTTTCCTTATTGACTTTGAAGCTGACGACACGGGACCGGTCTCCGGGGTGCGACCGATTCTGGTCCGCGGCCTGCGCCGTGGCGAACAGCTTATTGGCGTTGTGCTTCAGCGAGGCCTTGGACGCTCGCCTGCCCCTGAGGGACAACCGAAAGACGGTTTCAGGCTGCGTCTCGGGGGAGGTGGGCTGGGAATCTCCTCCTCCGCCACCGCAGGAAGCGCCGACTAGCCCTGTTGCTACAACCGCGGCGCTTACCGCAAGGAATTCTCGTCGTGTATAATCGCTCTTCGCCATACTGTCGGATTCTTTTGAGGATGGAAAGAGGGCGGAAGGAGGATCCGCATCTCCTCGTCGATTCGGTCTTTTAAGGGACCGGCCCAGACTTTGTGATACGACTTTCGTGGCGGTGCCAACAGCACGTCCTGTTCTCTACAGTCCGTCTTTCCAGTTACCTGGTGTTTCCTGTCAGCCGAACTCGTACCCTTTCCGCAATGATTTTAGTATAGAATGGTGTTCATCCATTGTCAACAATTAATTATCCATTCATCATTAAATTGTCACGACTATGCCCACACTGATCCCAGAGTGATTCGAACCAGTGTTGACAACGCCCTATGATCGTTGGTTCCATAGGAAATGAACGAAGCCGTCCACCTTGTGTTTTTTACACAAACAGCCCGTTTGAATTGTACATCGGGCATCTTGTCAGAGCGGGCCGCCTCCACCGCCTGTGAGTCCGGCCTGCCCAAGCGAAAACCGTGCAGAAATACCCTCATAATCGTCCTTGACCATGGATGGAAGATCATATCGTTTGCATATACCCATACAAAGTATACAACTGGTCCTCCTTTATCCCATGCACAATTGTATTCTCTATTCTCATATCAATGCACCTTGCTACCAAACACTCGAAAAACCCGGTCGAACTTTCCCAACGTCCGGCGCAACCGGGTTGCATCGTCTCGGGCGAACGCTCCGTCGGATGTATGAATCGTCACACGTCCGAGAGGATGTCGTATTCCATCAAAAGCGCCTTTCACATCCGAATCGTCGTTCAGCCTTTGCCGGAAGGTTTCTTCCATGCGCGCCAAAATCGCTTGAGCCTCCGGCGACGACCGGCTCGCACCCTTTGGATCAACCTCCCGGAGATTCCGAATTCTTGAAATTCCTTGCCGGGAGATAGAGAACATGATAATCAACGTTCGATAGGAAAAGAGTCGAGACCCAGCATAATGACGGCTGTTTCCGAGTGGAAGTAGAAGCGAACCACGGGACCGGGAACGGAAGGAGATCAAGGCATGAGTGTCAACAAGGCGATTCTTATCGGCCGACTGGGAAGAGATCCGGAAGTTCGCTACACCAACCAGGGAAGCCAGGTGACCACCTTCAGCCTCGCCACGGACGAGGCGTGGACGGATCGGAACGGCGAACGACAGAAGCGAACGGAATGGCACCGCGTCGTGACTTGGGGGAAGCTGGCCGAGATTTGCGGCCAGTATTTGAAAAAAGGATCGCAGGTGTTCGTCGAGGGAAAACTCCAGACCCGTGAATGGGAAGACCGGGACGGAAACAAGCGGTATACGACGGAAGTGGTTGCCCGGGAGATGAAAATGCTCGATTCTAAAGGCGCGGGCGACAGTCGCATGGAAGAGCCTCCTCCGCCGGACGAGCCTTTTGCGGCCGGCGGTGGGGAAGAAGACGATATTCCTTTCTGATGAATGCCAATGAAGTGTCGGTTATGCGCGTGTTAATGCCTTGACACCAAACGCGGCAGCGTGTAGTAGCTGGAAAAACAGGAGAGATGTCCGAGTTGGCTGAAGGAGCACGATTGGAAATCGTGTGTACGCCCAAAAGGTGTACCGAGGGTTCGAATCCCTCTCTCTCCGCCATTCTCCTCGAGAGAGAGATCCAAGCCGCATTGCACCTCTGAACCAAGTCCCTTGAACGTTTCAGAACTTTCATTTCCGGTTGCACGACCGTACTGCCCGATTTCAGACTGACAGGTTGGTTTATGTCATATCTTGTTTTGGCCCGTGCATGGCGCCCGCAAACGTTTGAAGACGTGGTGGGACAAAAGCACGTTACCCAGACTCTGAAGAACGCGATAGCCCAGCGCCGGGTGGCCCACGCTTACCTGTTCAGCGGGCCGAGAGGGGTCGGAAAAACATCCCTGGCGAGGATATTGGCGAAAGCGCTGAACTGCGAGGAAGGCCCTACTGACCGCCCCTGCGGAGTCTGCACGCACTGCGTGGAGATTCGGGACGGCACGTCCATAGACGTGCAGGAGATCGACGGCGCCTCCAATCGGGGAATCGAGGAGATTCGGGAACTCAGGGAAAACGCACGTTATCTGCCCTCAGGAAGCCGTTACAAGATCTATATCATCGATGAAGTTCACATGCTGACCAAGGAAGCCTTCAACTCCCTGTTGAAGACCCTCGAGGAACCACCGCGGCACGTGTTGTTCATGTTCGCCACCACGGAAGCGCACCGGGTTCCCCCAACCATCCTATCCAGGTGTCAAACGTTTCTCTTCAGGAGGATTCCGGCCTCCGACATCGAGGATCATCTCCGAAAGATCGTGGACAAAGAGGGTATCGAGATGGAGCCCGGGGGACTTGCGGTTCTGGCGCGCCAGGCGGACGGCAGTGTGCGGGATTCGCTGAGTCTTCTGGACCAGGTGATCTCCTATGGCGATCGGAAGGTGACGGCGGCCATGGTTCGAAACGTACTCGGGCTCGTGGATCGATCCTTCGTCCTGGCGCTGTTGGAGAACCTCGTCAGAAAACGCATAGCGGACGTTTTAAATACACTGGAAGAAGTCTATGCGGCCGGATACGACCTGAAGCAGTTTTATTATCTTCTTGTTCTGGAGGCACGAAATTTGCTCCTGAGGAAGACCGGAGCCAGGTTTTCAGACGTGCTGGAGGGCGAGGACGAGGTCATTCTTCAGCGAGTGCTCGATCGGGTGTCCGCGGCGTGGCTTCAGGCGGCTCAACACCAGTTGTTGAGCATGGACGCCGAGCTTCGTTTCGCTTCCTTCCCCCGGCTGGTGTTGGAAATGGGATTGCTGCGGCTGGCCCATTTAGGGGAGTTTTATGGCCTGGAAACCCTTCCCCCTGTGGCGTCGGAAAAGGACACAGGCCCGGATTCCCAAGTCTTCGAGTGCTCGAAAAAAACCGGGCGCGACTCGGACTCCGCCGTCAGGGAATCCCCGGCTATATTCGGGACCGGAGCCGAAAGTGGAGCCGGGGAAGACGGGACCAATGATGTCTCGGAGGATGAGCAGGCCGGACAGGAACCTGAAGAGCATTCGATCGAGCTCTGTGCAACCTCCGGTCCTGAGGAAACCGGCATTAAATCGATCTCAGGCTCATTTGATCAAGGGTGTTTTATAGACAGCCTGGCGCTTCAAAAGCCGGCCCTTGGAGTCATTCTCAAGCATGCGCATGTCTTTCGTGACGGAAATGGTGTGCTGGTGATTCAGCTTCCTTCGACTTCGAGTTTCAATGCTTCGATGGTTCGGGATTCGAGGGATGAATTGTCAAGGGTGGCCTCGGAGGTTGCGGGAACGACGATGAACGTTCGTATCGAGGAAACGGGCCCGTCTCGGGAAGCTCGACCTGTCACGCAAGAAAGGCTTGACGAAGGGCTTGGGCAAATGCAAAAAAAAGCGTTAGCGCATCCTATGATAAAGGAAATCAAGGCCGTTTTCAAAGGGGAGATGGTCGAGTTCATACCGCCCGCTCCCCTAAAGAATAAGGAGTAGCTCCATGGCTAAGGGCTTTGGGAACTTGATGAAACAGGCTCAGAAAATGCAACAGCAGATGGTGAAAATGCAGGAGGAACTGGCGGGAAAGACGGTCGAGGCGACGGTTGGCGGGGGTATGGTCCGAGTGACGGCCAACGGGAAACAGGAAATCGTGTCGATTCTCATCGAACCCGAGGTTGTGGACCCCGAGGATGTGGAGATGCTTCAAGATCTCATAAGGGCTGCTGTGAACGAAGCTCTCAAGAAATCGCAGGAGATGGTCAGCTCGGAGATGAGCAAGATTACCG carries:
- a CDS encoding DUF2461 domain-containing protein, whose protein sequence is MPLDREFQGFSPQAVDFYVELTRNNNKGWFESHKDTFETHVLAPARAFVVGMGERLRNIAPGIHADPRVNRSLFRIQRDIRFSPDKSPYKTHLGIWMWEGEGPRMERPGFYFHLEPPFLMLAAGMREFSKPVLEAYRSAAVDREWGAALKDAIESVTSKGSYIVGERHYKKVPRGFDPHHANAELLLHNGLTVRTESPIPPEFYSEELLDYCFVRFVEMKPVHEWLFRLLERMDA
- a CDS encoding tetratricopeptide repeat protein is translated as MKRLLQIILVLAIASVIACAAGRHIRHGNEQFAAKDYEAAVKEYEQALAIESELANDDVFQERLRKARVEVLYKEGKDLGKRLQWDEAIRRYTRCLELDRSHAQAKEALAEARKESSKVHLQAGLSLASNGKLYEAVDELTLSVELDPDNRAAQDALDIALKAKEENERKAEEQYRTGMSHFQQKDWNKSLEEFRACVETNPGHVLARSKAREAQDRIDSAKVLYDRGMEFFGRKDWDPATDQFEAAIRVSPFFQEPRKRIEEAAESKKQAELFSLNGDAYFEEKRWDEAIGVYRKALDVDPNHALSKNRLAKALVEAAAKHSSDGLASLNEGDAGRAVAEFTSALECAPDFSVAREGLAGIFYRQGSDFETAGKPGNALIEFRKALLMDPDYANARQKAAAIEQLIAKRTAYKVALLPFSNRSKDCAVAENLSDRLLDSLVRRGMEHIEILERRTLNNILEKQRLSMNNLADPDGALPAGGIQAVGAIIRGQVSSFRIYFQESITSTSQKYQSGARQVKNYTYYDAQQDVWDLQDKVSRERDYVSRYRAEYNDAQSKAYSAQKTYNDFSRSFDVEWCRSYAHSKESSKYRNCGDVLATLGTLKSDMDGSRRGIDDIKSRLSMRERQLEVLERKLRSAQNRFLYTDAYIDVPVYSLWHYRIHQVTKLCSLSVTCQAVDVPTGSILFSNTAGRTAEDGDDYVDNPNPSAGVHGNPLNLKSDTELTNQVVDGVVGEIADHIAVSLETYGDTYFRLGNEAAGNGHTLDAVEQYVNFLYCCPKCDPSRRTEAMDFIKKARSYSCNDIEASDCEGYWGFHTKDAESQKDSAEEM
- a CDS encoding tetratricopeptide repeat protein encodes the protein MRSALLRMEINPEAIDRSRPSAVERLKKEVSRLQQEVESAKRHGSKELASELMSALGDKLVLIGDLDQALGTYNDALRVSREIGDRKGEADVLNDISQVCKVRGEYDSALSYLEESLSIRKKIGDREGEGTILNNISQIYKVHGEYDTALDYLRQSLAISREIGDRQGEGATLNNISQVYDARGEYDTAVEYLEQALAIQRAIGDRKGEGTTLNNMATTFLSRGEYDTALDYLRQSLTISREIGDRQGEGVTLNNMATTLLARGEYDTAQDYLRQSLAIRREIGDRSATEPRQP
- a CDS encoding single-stranded DNA-binding protein; its protein translation is MSVNKAILIGRLGRDPEVRYTNQGSQVTTFSLATDEAWTDRNGERQKRTEWHRVVTWGKLAEICGQYLKKGSQVFVEGKLQTREWEDRDGNKRYTTEVVAREMKMLDSKGAGDSRMEEPPPPDEPFAAGGGEEDDIPF
- the dnaX gene encoding DNA polymerase III subunit gamma/tau, with the protein product MSYLVLARAWRPQTFEDVVGQKHVTQTLKNAIAQRRVAHAYLFSGPRGVGKTSLARILAKALNCEEGPTDRPCGVCTHCVEIRDGTSIDVQEIDGASNRGIEEIRELRENARYLPSGSRYKIYIIDEVHMLTKEAFNSLLKTLEEPPRHVLFMFATTEAHRVPPTILSRCQTFLFRRIPASDIEDHLRKIVDKEGIEMEPGGLAVLARQADGSVRDSLSLLDQVISYGDRKVTAAMVRNVLGLVDRSFVLALLENLVRKRIADVLNTLEEVYAAGYDLKQFYYLLVLEARNLLLRKTGARFSDVLEGEDEVILQRVLDRVSAAWLQAAQHQLLSMDAELRFASFPRLVLEMGLLRLAHLGEFYGLETLPPVASEKDTGPDSQVFECSKKTGRDSDSAVRESPAIFGTGAESGAGEDGTNDVSEDEQAGQEPEEHSIELCATSGPEETGIKSISGSFDQGCFIDSLALQKPALGVILKHAHVFRDGNGVLVIQLPSTSSFNASMVRDSRDELSRVASEVAGTTMNVRIEETGPSREARPVTQERLDEGLGQMQKKALAHPMIKEIKAVFKGEMVEFIPPAPLKNKE
- a CDS encoding YbaB/EbfC family nucleoid-associated protein, with the protein product MAKGFGNLMKQAQKMQQQMVKMQEELAGKTVEATVGGGMVRVTANGKQEIVSILIEPEVVDPEDVEMLQDLIRAAVNEALKKSQEMVSSEMSKITGGMSIPGLM